Proteins co-encoded in one Actinomycetota bacterium genomic window:
- a CDS encoding FAD-dependent oxidoreductase produces the protein MAGHVNDRVSIWRATASAPTYPPLSGDAHREVVIVGAGITGLTCAVVLAEAGAEVTVVEGSRIGAGTTGGTTGKVTSQHGLIYHQLVEQHGEEVARGYGEANQAAVGLVRDLINRHDIEADLTPSDAFVYSEDRRQLQGLEREVAVAQRLGLPAHWSQSTDLPFDVVGAVRFDGQAHLHALKYLDGLARTLTEDLGGTIHEHTRAVSVSEDGGRKVVETDRGRMTADHVVLATLMPIVDRGFEFARTEPSMTYGVAGTVDGAVPEGMYISAEEPTRSIRHYHDSDDAFVIVVGESHRTGADHDTATHEERLAGFARERFAVRDVRYRWSAQDFVPVDLMPLIGEIALAPQVYVATGFNKWGLTNGTVAAWILNDRITGRDNPYADLFSTSRTTLTTSAKRFLEHNLDAAKRFVGDRVRPDGYSLDDIPAGGAGVVLVDGELLAVSKAPDGTVTARSAVCRHLGCIVRWNPAESSWDCPCHGSRYAPDGTVLCGPATTPLPPAGP, from the coding sequence ATGGCAGGACACGTCAACGATCGGGTGTCGATCTGGCGAGCCACCGCCTCTGCTCCCACATATCCGCCCCTGTCTGGGGACGCCCACCGCGAGGTCGTGATTGTCGGCGCCGGCATCACCGGTCTCACCTGTGCGGTGGTGCTGGCGGAGGCGGGTGCGGAGGTGACGGTCGTGGAGGGGTCGCGGATCGGCGCGGGGACCACCGGGGGAACGACCGGCAAGGTGACCTCGCAGCACGGACTGATCTACCACCAGCTGGTCGAGCAGCACGGCGAGGAGGTGGCCCGCGGCTACGGGGAGGCCAACCAGGCCGCGGTCGGGCTGGTTCGAGACCTGATCAACCGGCACGACATCGAGGCGGACCTGACGCCCTCCGATGCGTTCGTGTACTCAGAGGACCGCCGCCAGTTGCAGGGGCTGGAGCGTGAAGTCGCGGTGGCGCAACGGCTGGGGCTGCCCGCCCACTGGAGCCAGAGCACCGACCTGCCCTTCGACGTGGTCGGGGCTGTCCGGTTCGACGGCCAGGCGCACCTGCACGCCCTGAAGTACCTCGACGGGCTGGCACGCACCCTCACCGAGGACCTGGGCGGGACGATCCACGAGCACACCCGCGCGGTCTCCGTGTCCGAGGACGGTGGCCGCAAGGTGGTGGAGACCGACCGGGGGCGCATGACCGCCGACCACGTGGTTCTGGCCACGCTCATGCCGATCGTGGACCGCGGGTTCGAGTTCGCGCGGACCGAGCCGTCCATGACCTACGGGGTCGCCGGGACGGTTGACGGTGCGGTGCCCGAGGGCATGTACATCTCCGCCGAGGAGCCCACCAGGTCGATCCGCCACTACCACGACTCCGACGACGCGTTCGTCATCGTCGTGGGAGAGTCACACCGCACCGGAGCCGACCACGACACCGCGACCCACGAGGAGCGGCTCGCCGGCTTCGCGCGCGAACGGTTCGCGGTCCGCGACGTCCGCTACCGCTGGTCGGCGCAGGACTTCGTCCCTGTCGACCTCATGCCGTTGATCGGCGAGATCGCACTGGCCCCGCAGGTGTACGTGGCAACAGGCTTCAACAAGTGGGGTCTAACCAACGGCACGGTCGCCGCCTGGATCCTGAACGACCGCATCACCGGGCGGGACAACCCCTACGCCGACCTCTTCTCGACCAGCCGGACGACGCTCACCACGTCGGCGAAGCGGTTCCTCGAGCACAACCTAGACGCGGCCAAGCGCTTCGTTGGCGACCGCGTCCGCCCCGACGGGTACTCGCTCGACGACATCCCCGCCGGCGGAGCGGGGGTCGTGCTGGTCGACGGTGAGTTGCTGGCGGTGTCCAAGGCGCCCGACGGCACGGTGACCGCCCGGTCGGCGGTGTGCCGGCACCTGGGCTGCATCGTGAGATGGAACCCGGCCGAATCCAGTTGGGACTGCCCGTGCCACGGCTCCCGCTACGCGCCGGACGGAACGGTGCTCTGCGGTCCGGCGACCACGCCGTTGCCGCCGGCTG
- a CDS encoding metalloregulator ArsR/SmtB family transcription factor, with protein sequence MAEAGHGHPFDEESVQRARAAQLSEDEVDRLAELLSIVGEPVRARVICALLAVDELCVGDVALAAGVSNDAASYALRILRTGGLVQRRRDGRLNFYRLADDDTQPALRAALSELRRLAQSVPGSPA encoded by the coding sequence GTGGCAGAGGCCGGGCACGGTCATCCGTTCGATGAGGAGAGCGTGCAGCGGGCACGCGCGGCGCAGCTGTCGGAGGACGAGGTGGATCGGTTGGCAGAGCTGCTGTCAATCGTTGGTGAGCCGGTCCGTGCGCGAGTGATCTGCGCGCTGCTGGCCGTCGACGAGCTGTGTGTCGGCGATGTCGCTCTGGCCGCTGGCGTCTCGAACGATGCCGCGTCGTACGCGCTGCGGATCCTGCGGACCGGGGGGCTCGTGCAGCGCCGCCGCGACGGGAGGTTGAACTTCTACCGGCTGGCCGACGATGACACCCAGCCCGCTCTGCGGGCCGCGCTGAGCGAGCTGCGACGCCTGGCGCAGAGCGTCCCCGGCTCGCCCGCCTGA